From Pedobacter indicus, a single genomic window includes:
- the coaD gene encoding pantetheine-phosphate adenylyltransferase has product MSKIAIFPGSFDPITNAHVDIIERALPLFDKIYIAIGVNSSKKAYIDLEIRKEIIQNIFQDEGDKIAIDSYKGLTVDYCKKVGAHFILRGMRSVRDFEFEQPISQNNQLLNDQIQTIFLISSPGYSHISSTIVRDIHSNGGDLRKLVPSQVIDQLK; this is encoded by the coding sequence ATGAGTAAGATTGCCATCTTCCCTGGTTCGTTCGATCCTATCACCAATGCACATGTCGATATCATCGAGCGAGCCCTTCCCTTGTTTGATAAAATCTATATAGCCATTGGGGTGAACAGCTCGAAAAAGGCTTATATCGATTTAGAAATAAGAAAGGAAATCATCCAAAATATCTTTCAAGATGAAGGTGACAAAATTGCTATTGATAGCTATAAGGGATTAACGGTTGACTACTGCAAAAAAGTCGGCGCTCATTTTATATTAAGAGGTATGCGCAGTGTGCGAGATTTCGAATTTGAACAGCCAATATCGCAAAACAACCAGCTATTAAATGATCAAATACAAACGATATTTTTAATCAGCAGTCCGGGTTATTCACATATCAGCTCTACAATCGTCCGTGACATCCATTCCAATGGTGGCGACTTGCGCAAGCTTGTTCCCTCTCAAGTTATTGATCAGTTAAAGTAA
- the cmk gene encoding (d)CMP kinase, whose protein sequence is MDKQNIVIAIDGYSSCGKSTVAKALAKCLNYVYIDSGAMYRAVTLYFIQNDVNYTQTDQVEQALENIHIEIISEDGTNNYLLNGKDVTAEIREMKVSELVSEISTIRAVRESMVSQQRRMSADKNIVMDGRDIGTAVFPDADVKIFMTADLNVRAERRLKELQNAGAVISIEEVIKNLTHRDHQDTTRQESPLTKAKDAIMLDTSSMNEQEQLDFVVNETKKATKSSC, encoded by the coding sequence ATGGATAAACAGAACATCGTAATCGCTATCGATGGATATTCCTCTTGTGGAAAAAGCACGGTAGCCAAGGCACTCGCAAAATGCTTAAATTACGTGTATATTGATAGTGGCGCTATGTACAGGGCGGTCACACTCTACTTTATTCAAAACGATGTTAACTACACACAGACAGACCAAGTAGAGCAAGCATTAGAAAATATCCACATCGAGATAATCAGCGAAGACGGTACCAATAACTATTTATTAAATGGAAAAGATGTCACCGCTGAAATTCGGGAAATGAAAGTTTCTGAACTAGTAAGCGAAATAAGCACCATCAGAGCGGTACGGGAGTCTATGGTTTCACAGCAACGGAGGATGAGCGCGGACAAAAATATCGTGATGGACGGACGGGATATCGGGACGGCAGTTTTCCCGGATGCAGATGTTAAAATTTTCATGACGGCTGATCTTAATGTACGAGCCGAACGACGGCTTAAAGAGCTTCAAAACGCCGGAGCTGTCATTAGTATTGAAGAGGTTATTAAAAATTTGACCCACCGAGACCATCAAGATACTACCCGCCAAGAGAGTCCGTTAACCAAAGCAAAGGATGCGATCATGTTAGATACAAGTTCAATGAACGAACAAGAACAGCTTGATTTTGTCGTAAATGAGACTAAAAAGGCTACTAAATCCTCTTGCTAA
- a CDS encoding heme lyase CcmF/NrfE family subunit: MDINYIGESLLPGKLGQFFIVLSFGAALLSFISYLCATINKDESSAAWKKIGRISFWVNLVSVLGIGSCLYYIIYNHLFEYHYAWAHSSTKLPVHYIISSFWEGQEGSFWLWMFWQALLGAILVFKAKSWETSVMTTVMLCQVILASMLLGIEVFGERVGSSPFILLRDAIDGPVFSRPDYLKMVVDGRGLNPLLQNYWMTIHPPTLFLGFASMIVPFAYGFAGLWQRRYNEWIKPALPWSLFAVMILGAGIIMGSFWAYEALNFGGFWAWDPVENASIIPWFTLIAAVHVLIAYKSSGHSYFTASLLVMISFVLVIYASFLTRSGILGETSVHSFTDLGMFWQLVLFNLIFFGLMVWVLIARWKELPITKKDEETYSREFWLFIGSMVLLVACVQIIASTSIPVFNAVFGTKVAPPADPIAHYNKWQVPFAVVIAILSAIAQFMKFKKTNVKAFYRSLLSSAIVAIIVTAIVLYVTGVHTNFMYILLTFAAVFSIVTNAKVLGDAFKGKWRLAGSAVAHIGFALLLIGALVAAATERVISKNSSGVIAVEGFDEVETPGDNLFMYIDEPIQMGDYTITYVGDSVKGVDVYYKVNYVRKDEDGNVKERFQLTPRAQQNPDMGLVGTPSTRHYLTKDIYTIVTAAPKIEALLNEGSHEDHEGHSPYEGYEEPATYEVNIGDTLRYRSGYIVVKEVNRNATIQNIPVADEDIAVGMTLEVYGNNDQQYTAEPIYLIKDGRVYDFAKDVNEQGLKFRFTNIKPDENKLELMVYQRPPEERKWIVMKAIEFPYINFFWAGTIIMTIGFIMSIFRRNREIK, translated from the coding sequence ATGGATATAAATTACATAGGTGAGAGCCTATTGCCCGGAAAATTGGGTCAGTTCTTTATCGTTTTATCATTTGGAGCAGCTCTGCTATCATTCATTAGTTATCTATGTGCTACGATAAATAAAGATGAATCTTCGGCAGCTTGGAAGAAAATAGGAAGAATCTCTTTTTGGGTCAATTTAGTTTCGGTCCTGGGCATCGGCTCATGTCTTTATTACATTATCTACAACCATCTATTTGAATATCATTACGCTTGGGCACATTCGTCGACCAAGCTTCCCGTTCATTATATCATTTCGAGTTTCTGGGAAGGGCAGGAAGGTAGTTTCTGGCTTTGGATGTTTTGGCAGGCTTTGCTAGGCGCCATTTTGGTTTTTAAGGCCAAGAGTTGGGAAACCTCGGTTATGACCACTGTGATGTTGTGTCAGGTTATTTTGGCCTCTATGCTTCTTGGAATTGAAGTATTTGGCGAACGTGTAGGAAGTTCTCCTTTCATTTTATTAAGGGATGCAATAGACGGACCCGTATTTTCACGTCCTGATTACTTAAAGATGGTGGTTGATGGCAGAGGCTTGAACCCTCTCTTGCAGAATTACTGGATGACTATCCACCCGCCAACACTGTTCTTGGGCTTTGCTTCGATGATTGTTCCATTCGCTTATGGCTTTGCTGGTTTATGGCAGCGCCGGTATAATGAATGGATTAAGCCGGCTTTACCTTGGTCACTTTTTGCAGTGATGATTCTGGGAGCGGGTATTATTATGGGATCTTTTTGGGCTTACGAAGCCTTAAACTTCGGAGGTTTCTGGGCATGGGACCCTGTAGAAAATGCATCGATTATACCTTGGTTTACGTTGATTGCTGCGGTACACGTGCTTATTGCATATAAGAGTTCAGGACATTCTTATTTTACTGCGTCCTTGCTTGTGATGATTAGTTTTGTGCTGGTAATCTACGCTTCGTTCCTAACACGAAGTGGTATACTTGGCGAAACGTCCGTACACTCGTTTACGGATTTGGGAATGTTCTGGCAGCTGGTTCTGTTCAATCTGATCTTTTTTGGATTGATGGTATGGGTGCTGATTGCACGTTGGAAAGAGTTGCCGATTACGAAAAAAGATGAAGAGACTTACTCGCGCGAGTTTTGGTTATTTATCGGTTCAATGGTTCTTCTGGTAGCTTGTGTGCAAATTATTGCAAGTACTTCGATCCCGGTGTTCAATGCTGTATTCGGGACAAAGGTAGCACCTCCTGCTGATCCAATAGCACATTATAATAAATGGCAAGTACCATTTGCAGTGGTGATTGCGATTCTCTCAGCCATTGCGCAGTTCATGAAGTTCAAAAAAACGAATGTAAAAGCTTTTTATAGAAGTCTTTTGAGTTCCGCGATCGTTGCGATTATCGTTACCGCCATCGTACTATACGTAACAGGAGTTCACACGAATTTTATGTATATCTTGTTGACTTTCGCAGCGGTATTCTCAATTGTCACAAATGCGAAAGTTTTAGGTGATGCATTCAAGGGTAAATGGAGATTAGCAGGGTCAGCCGTTGCGCATATAGGTTTTGCTTTATTGCTTATTGGTGCTTTAGTTGCCGCTGCTACCGAACGAGTTATATCAAAAAACAGTTCAGGAGTAATCGCAGTTGAAGGGTTTGATGAGGTGGAAACTCCGGGTGACAACTTATTTATGTATATCGATGAGCCTATTCAGATGGGCGATTACACGATAACCTACGTGGGTGATAGCGTGAAAGGCGTAGATGTATATTATAAAGTAAACTATGTTCGGAAAGATGAGGATGGAAATGTGAAAGAAAGGTTCCAGCTAACCCCTCGAGCTCAGCAAAACCCTGATATGGGACTGGTGGGTACACCGAGTACGCGACACTATTTGACAAAGGATATTTATACGATTGTTACCGCAGCGCCGAAGATCGAGGCTTTGTTAAATGAAGGCTCTCATGAAGACCATGAAGGGCATTCACCTTATGAGGGATATGAAGAGCCTGCAACTTATGAGGTGAATATTGGGGATACCTTGCGCTACCGTAGTGGTTATATCGTCGTTAAAGAGGTGAATCGGAATGCGACGATTCAAAATATCCCTGTAGCAGATGAAGATATCGCTGTAGGTATGACATTGGAAGTTTACGGGAATAACGATCAACAATATACTGCAGAGCCGATTTATCTGATAAAAGATGGCCGGGTTTATGATTTTGCTAAAGATGTTAATGAGCAAGGCCTTAAATTCCGTTTTACAAATATAAAACCGGATGAAAATAAACTGGAGCTCATGGTTTATCAGCGTCCACCCGAAGAACGTAAATGGATTGTTATGAAGGCTATCGAGTTCCCCTATATTAATTTCTTTTGGGCAGGAACGATCATTATGACAATTGGTTTCATTATGTCTATCTTTAGAAGGAATAGGGAGATCAAATAA
- the pyrE gene encoding orotate phosphoribosyltransferase, protein MNHMSEIEQKIAEFLLQIKAIKLEPTNPFTWASGLKSPIYCDNRITLSYPTIRTYIRQKFSEVIHEEIGSIDMISGVATAGIPQGVLVAQDLGLPFTYVRSNAKGHGRQNLIEGEVVDGQRVVVIEDLVSTGKSSLAAVQALRDAGCNVVALLSIFSYNLPVAEENFKNAKCRFISLSNYDALVRYAAQNQFINENEKSLLDSWRLDPEKWSEEQSEKSE, encoded by the coding sequence ATGAATCACATGAGTGAGATTGAACAAAAAATCGCTGAATTTCTATTGCAAATAAAAGCAATAAAACTGGAACCAACGAATCCTTTTACTTGGGCGTCTGGCCTTAAATCACCTATTTATTGCGACAACAGAATTACTTTGTCTTATCCAACCATCAGAACCTATATCCGTCAGAAGTTCTCCGAGGTTATTCACGAAGAGATCGGCTCGATTGACATGATCTCAGGTGTAGCAACAGCCGGAATACCACAAGGTGTACTGGTTGCTCAAGACCTTGGTCTGCCCTTCACTTATGTTCGTTCAAATGCAAAAGGACATGGAAGACAAAATCTGATTGAAGGTGAAGTTGTCGACGGCCAACGTGTAGTAGTTATCGAAGATTTGGTTTCAACTGGCAAAAGTAGTCTAGCGGCTGTCCAGGCATTGCGTGATGCAGGGTGCAATGTCGTTGCTCTTTTATCAATCTTTTCATACAATTTACCAGTAGCGGAGGAGAATTTTAAAAATGCAAAGTGCCGTTTCATCAGTTTATCCAATTACGATGCATTAGTTCGATACGCAGCACAAAACCAATTCATCAATGAAAATGAAAAATCCCTATTGGATAGTTGGCGATTGGATCCTGAAAAATGGAGTGAGGAACAAAGCGAAAAGTCCGAATAG
- the arfB gene encoding alternative ribosome rescue aminoacyl-tRNA hydrolase ArfB, protein MKFSKEDLLPFITFHTSRSGGKGGQHVNKVATKVELRFDLWRSTVFSEDEKQRIANRLTTRFQSDGLIQVISQGSRSQLQNKEQAVEQLMQLLTRAVTVQKVRRKTKPTRKSKEARLEEKRKQALKKINRRTDWD, encoded by the coding sequence ATGAAATTTTCAAAAGAAGACCTGCTGCCATTCATTACATTTCATACTTCGCGAAGTGGTGGAAAAGGTGGGCAACATGTTAATAAAGTGGCTACAAAAGTTGAACTCCGATTCGATCTTTGGCGATCAACAGTTTTTAGTGAAGATGAAAAGCAGAGGATAGCTAATAGATTGACTACCAGGTTTCAATCTGATGGTCTGATCCAGGTAATTTCACAGGGAAGTCGGTCACAACTCCAAAATAAAGAACAAGCTGTAGAGCAACTGATGCAGTTGTTGACTCGTGCAGTTACAGTTCAGAAAGTTCGTAGAAAAACAAAGCCCACACGGAAATCCAAAGAGGCGAGATTGGAAGAAAAAAGAAAACAAGCATTGAAAAAAATCAATCGTCGGACTGATTGGGATTGA
- a CDS encoding cytochrome c maturation protein CcmE domain-containing protein, with translation MKKSSILGIVLIAVLIAIVISIYGDSSTYASFNEAQKTEAELHVVGQLNKDKELVYDPIKNANYFAFYMLDEEGAERKVVFYGSKPQDFERSEQIVLTGRMVGEEFHASKILMKCPSKYNEQEIEVSEAVATS, from the coding sequence ATGAAAAAAAGTTCGATTTTAGGAATAGTTCTTATCGCCGTTTTAATCGCGATAGTCATCAGCATTTACGGAGACTCAAGCACATACGCTTCTTTTAATGAAGCGCAGAAGACTGAAGCTGAGCTGCATGTTGTGGGGCAATTGAATAAAGATAAGGAATTGGTGTATGATCCAATAAAAAATGCTAATTATTTCGCATTTTACATGTTAGATGAGGAAGGAGCAGAACGTAAAGTTGTATTTTATGGGTCAAAACCGCAAGACTTTGAGCGTTCGGAGCAAATTGTTCTTACCGGCCGAATGGTTGGCGAGGAGTTCCATGCTTCCAAGATTCTGATGAAGTGTCCTTCGAAGTACAATGAGCAGGAAATCGAAGTTTCGGAGGCAGTTGCAACTTCATAG
- the rpsA gene encoding 30S ribosomal protein S1: MAKKQEAAKELEAKKAELQDTDLNSVKEKENIESEADSTFIDEIKSTTWSTPEGDFDWDQDDKGFGNYNDAERKELEELYSGTFNSINQGEIVEGTVVSINNKDVVLNVGYKSDGFVSFTEFRDLPDLKVGDKVDVFVETQEDENGQLILSRKRAKTQRSWEAINEALEQDLIIKGFVKSRTKGGLIVDIQGVEAFLPGSQIDIKPIRDYDIYVGKTMEFKVVKINHEFKNVVVSHKVLIEDDLENQKSEIVAKLEKGQVLEGTVKNITDFGVFIDLGGVDGLLHITDISWGRIEHPKEVLSLDEKINVVVLDFDDEKKRIALGLKQLTPHPWESLDPALEVGSRVKGKIVTVADYGAFLEITPGVEGLIHVSEMSWSQNLRSPQDFIKTGDEVEAEILTLDREERKMSLGIKQLTPDPWKDIAERYPVGSKHKAIVKNMTNFGVFVEIEEGIDGLIHISDLSWSKKINHPNEFTKPNEEIEVVVLELDEENRKLSLGHKQLEENPWDTFETIFTLDSIHEGTVLKVGDKGAIVALAYGVEGFCPSKHSIKEDGTALKTDETSQFKIIEFNKDAKRIVISHSRIWEDERAEARVEEFNARKKEAKATSGAVKKVKDSVEKSTLGDLDVLAKLKKQMEGDEGKGE; encoded by the coding sequence ATGGCAAAAAAACAAGAAGCAGCAAAAGAACTAGAGGCTAAAAAAGCCGAACTTCAAGACACTGATTTAAATTCAGTTAAGGAAAAAGAGAACATCGAATCAGAAGCTGATTCAACGTTCATCGACGAAATCAAATCGACCACGTGGAGCACTCCTGAGGGAGATTTCGACTGGGATCAAGATGATAAAGGTTTCGGAAACTACAATGACGCAGAGCGTAAAGAATTGGAAGAACTTTATTCTGGTACGTTTAACTCCATCAACCAAGGAGAAATCGTAGAAGGAACGGTTGTTTCCATTAACAACAAAGATGTGGTACTTAACGTCGGTTATAAATCAGATGGTTTTGTATCTTTTACTGAATTCCGTGACCTTCCTGACTTAAAAGTTGGAGATAAGGTTGACGTATTCGTTGAGACTCAAGAGGATGAAAACGGACAATTGATCTTGTCTCGTAAACGTGCGAAAACACAAAGATCTTGGGAAGCAATCAACGAGGCTTTGGAGCAAGATCTTATTATTAAAGGTTTTGTGAAAAGCCGTACTAAAGGTGGTTTGATCGTGGACATCCAAGGTGTAGAAGCATTCTTACCTGGTTCACAAATCGATATTAAACCAATCCGCGATTATGATATTTATGTAGGTAAGACAATGGAATTCAAAGTGGTTAAAATCAACCATGAATTCAAAAACGTTGTTGTATCTCATAAAGTTCTTATTGAAGACGATTTGGAAAACCAAAAATCTGAAATCGTTGCTAAGCTTGAAAAAGGTCAGGTTCTGGAAGGAACAGTTAAAAACATTACCGACTTCGGTGTGTTCATCGACTTGGGTGGTGTTGACGGCTTACTTCACATTACTGATATTTCTTGGGGACGTATTGAACATCCGAAAGAAGTATTATCACTTGACGAGAAAATCAATGTCGTAGTATTAGACTTTGATGATGAGAAAAAACGTATCGCTTTAGGTTTAAAACAACTGACACCTCACCCATGGGAATCTTTAGATCCTGCGCTTGAAGTAGGTTCGAGAGTAAAAGGTAAGATTGTTACTGTAGCTGATTACGGTGCTTTCCTTGAAATCACTCCAGGTGTTGAAGGATTAATCCACGTTTCAGAAATGTCATGGTCACAAAACCTACGCAGCCCTCAGGACTTTATTAAGACTGGAGACGAGGTAGAAGCTGAGATCTTGACCCTTGATCGTGAAGAAAGAAAAATGAGCTTGGGTATCAAACAACTAACGCCAGATCCATGGAAAGACATTGCTGAGCGCTACCCTGTGGGAAGCAAGCACAAAGCAATTGTTAAGAACATGACGAACTTTGGTGTGTTTGTTGAAATCGAAGAAGGAATTGATGGATTGATCCATATCTCAGACTTATCATGGTCTAAGAAAATCAACCACCCGAACGAATTCACCAAACCAAATGAAGAGATCGAAGTAGTTGTTTTAGAGCTTGACGAAGAAAATCGTAAACTTAGCTTAGGTCACAAACAATTAGAAGAAAACCCTTGGGATACATTTGAAACAATCTTTACGCTTGATTCAATCCACGAAGGTACTGTCTTAAAAGTTGGTGACAAAGGCGCTATCGTTGCTTTAGCATATGGTGTTGAAGGCTTCTGCCCTAGCAAACATAGTATTAAAGAAGACGGTACTGCATTAAAGACTGACGAAACTTCGCAGTTTAAAATCATTGAATTCAACAAGGATGCTAAGCGCATTGTTATCTCCCACTCACGTATTTGGGAGGACGAACGAGCAGAAGCTCGCGTAGAAGAGTTCAATGCTCGTAAGAAAGAAGCAAAAGCGACTTCTGGTGCGGTGAAGAAGGTTAAAGATTCAGTAGAGAAATCTACACTTGGAGATTTAGACGTTCTAGCTAAGCTGAAGAAGCAAATGGAAGGTGACGAAGGTAAAGGAGAATAA
- a CDS encoding NUDIX hydrolase: MNESVLFVTDFNEKIPGTLQAIDSQYFDIRKLFQDIVENGINSAFLLRVKHPEACFKQIKASVKVIGAAGGLVKNANAEYLFIERLGKWDLPKGKVEPDEKMAETAVREVEEECGVTVDKLGEKIRSTYHVYILRGDFIIKKTNWYHMSVAGVPDLIPQKEEDIQQALWVKPEDFASLLSNTYPLIKEMVLDLFPHVTLTDQ; encoded by the coding sequence ATGAACGAATCGGTGTTGTTTGTCACTGATTTTAACGAAAAAATACCCGGTACCTTGCAAGCGATTGATAGTCAATATTTTGACATACGAAAGCTTTTTCAAGATATTGTTGAAAATGGGATTAATAGTGCGTTTTTACTGCGTGTGAAGCATCCTGAGGCCTGTTTTAAGCAAATTAAAGCGTCCGTTAAAGTTATTGGAGCGGCTGGTGGCTTGGTAAAGAATGCCAACGCTGAATACCTTTTTATAGAGCGATTGGGGAAATGGGATTTGCCAAAAGGTAAGGTTGAACCGGATGAAAAAATGGCTGAAACAGCGGTAAGGGAAGTGGAGGAGGAATGTGGTGTTACGGTAGATAAACTGGGTGAGAAAATTAGGTCTACCTACCATGTATACATCCTTCGGGGTGACTTTATTATCAAAAAAACGAATTGGTACCACATGTCAGTAGCTGGAGTTCCAGATTTAATTCCACAAAAGGAAGAAGATATACAACAGGCTCTTTGGGTTAAACCGGAAGACTTTGCTTCATTATTATCAAACACCTATCCCTTAATCAAAGAGATGGTCTTGGATTTATTTCCGCACGTTACTTTAACTGATCAATAA
- a CDS encoding Maf family protein, which translates to MELNQYLSTVKVILASNSPRRKELLGQLGIDFDVKSKDIDESYPNSFRPEAVAVYIAEKKANAFIDQVSSELLIAADTVVAIDDDIFGKPKDHQDAKKMLERLSARHHEVITGVALLHRTKIFSFFEKTIVHFKELTDSEIEYYIANYQPFDKAGAYGIQEWIGMIGVDKIEGSYTNVVGLPTARVYHEIKSFLQNFG; encoded by the coding sequence ATGGAACTGAATCAATATCTTTCAACAGTTAAAGTAATATTAGCATCAAATTCTCCGCGACGAAAAGAGTTGCTCGGTCAGTTGGGAATAGATTTCGATGTGAAGTCGAAAGATATTGATGAGTCTTACCCTAATAGTTTCCGACCGGAAGCTGTTGCCGTTTATATAGCAGAAAAGAAGGCAAACGCATTTATTGATCAGGTCAGCTCAGAGCTGTTAATAGCGGCTGATACGGTTGTAGCGATTGATGATGATATTTTTGGTAAGCCGAAAGATCATCAGGATGCTAAAAAGATGCTAGAAAGGTTGTCTGCTCGACATCATGAGGTGATTACAGGCGTGGCGCTTTTACATCGAACAAAAATCTTCTCCTTTTTTGAAAAAACCATTGTGCATTTTAAGGAGTTGACCGATTCAGAAATTGAATATTATATAGCGAACTATCAACCTTTTGATAAAGCTGGTGCCTATGGTATCCAAGAATGGATTGGGATGATTGGGGTTGATAAGATAGAAGGATCCTATACCAATGTGGTTGGCTTACCTACCGCTCGGGTTTATCATGAAATTAAATCCTTTTTACAGAACTTCGGCTAA
- a CDS encoding KdsC family phosphatase, with protein MELFDQFKKVKAFVFDVDGVLTNGEVLVTDQGEQLRSFYIKDGYALQLAVKRGYPVAVITGGKSRGVELRLKGLGVQDVFLDVQDKVEVLHRWIDAQGLKIDDLLFMGDDIPDLKVMEEVMLACSPADAVEEIKAVSHYISSFSGGRGAVRDVIEKVLKLQDNWGEDTTVKSK; from the coding sequence ATGGAACTATTCGATCAATTTAAGAAAGTAAAGGCTTTTGTTTTTGATGTTGATGGCGTACTAACGAATGGGGAAGTCCTTGTCACCGATCAGGGTGAACAATTGCGTAGTTTCTATATCAAAGATGGATATGCATTACAGTTGGCTGTGAAAAGAGGTTATCCGGTAGCTGTTATTACGGGCGGAAAGTCAAGGGGTGTCGAGTTGCGGTTGAAAGGGTTGGGTGTACAAGATGTCTTTTTGGATGTACAAGATAAAGTTGAAGTGCTTCATCGATGGATCGATGCACAGGGGTTGAAAATTGACGACTTGCTATTTATGGGAGATGATATCCCGGATCTAAAGGTCATGGAAGAGGTGATGCTTGCATGTTCTCCAGCGGATGCCGTCGAAGAAATTAAGGCTGTTTCCCATTATATATCGAGCTTCTCTGGCGGGCGGGGCGCTGTGCGGGATGTGATCGAAAAAGTGTTAAAACTGCAAGACAACTGGGGTGAGGATACTACGGTAAAAAGTAAATAA
- a CDS encoding Rossmann-like and DUF2520 domain-containing protein, whose translation MNIVLLGSGNVATHLSAALDHAGYNISQVWSRSRSNAKLLADRFQADYTDSLNDLDRGADLYIISVVDDAIPTLVKDMSKLVDASKGLWVHTSGTTSIHVFEGFLENHGVFYPLQTFSKSKPIDFKAIPLLVEASNNEVLEFLKKIASKLSDRVEEATSDQRKSLHIAAVFACNYTNYLYAIAQELLEDHQLDFDLIRPLIKETADKIQAHNPKEVQTGPAIRGDVSIIKEHLTFLEDRNEWQEVYKLFSDRLLALSTSK comes from the coding sequence ATGAATATTGTCCTACTAGGCAGTGGTAATGTGGCTACTCATTTGAGTGCAGCACTAGACCATGCCGGGTACAATATATCTCAGGTTTGGAGCAGAAGTAGGTCGAACGCCAAATTGCTGGCTGATCGTTTTCAAGCAGATTATACGGATAGCTTGAACGATTTAGACCGTGGAGCGGATCTCTATATTATCTCGGTAGTTGATGATGCCATACCAACGCTTGTAAAAGACATGAGCAAACTGGTTGATGCGTCAAAAGGGCTTTGGGTTCATACATCAGGAACAACATCAATCCATGTTTTTGAGGGTTTTCTTGAGAATCATGGAGTGTTTTATCCCTTACAGACATTTTCTAAAAGCAAACCTATCGATTTTAAAGCGATCCCTTTGCTAGTGGAAGCCTCTAACAACGAAGTATTAGAGTTTCTAAAGAAAATAGCCTCCAAGTTATCTGATCGGGTGGAAGAGGCTACATCTGATCAGCGCAAATCTCTGCATATCGCAGCAGTATTCGCCTGCAATTATACGAACTACCTCTACGCTATAGCTCAAGAACTGTTGGAGGATCATCAATTAGATTTTGATTTAATCCGGCCACTCATCAAGGAGACTGCAGATAAGATTCAGGCACACAATCCGAAAGAAGTGCAGACAGGCCCCGCTATACGCGGAGATGTATCTATTATAAAAGAACACCTGACGTTTCTAGAAGATCGAAACGAATGGCAAGAAGTTTATAAATTATTTAGTGACCGATTATTGGCTTTATCAACCTCAAAATAA
- a CDS encoding SRPBCC family protein — protein sequence MTSFISNIKIDKSVEDVYRFLEDCNNHEQLQPENIYNWTSTRDEAHFTIQNMAKLSLKIKERVVNQSVEFIPSDKAPFDLFLKWTIRDEGGTSDVKLELGADLNMMMKMMASGPLQKLVDFQTKKLAEVL from the coding sequence ATGACATCCTTTATAAGTAATATAAAAATTGACAAATCTGTAGAAGATGTCTACAGGTTTTTGGAAGATTGTAATAATCACGAACAATTACAGCCTGAAAATATCTATAATTGGACATCTACCCGAGATGAAGCTCATTTTACCATTCAAAACATGGCCAAGCTTTCATTAAAGATAAAAGAAAGAGTAGTCAATCAATCCGTTGAATTTATACCTTCAGACAAAGCTCCATTTGATTTGTTTTTAAAATGGACAATTCGTGATGAAGGAGGAACCAGCGACGTAAAACTTGAGTTAGGTGCAGACCTGAATATGATGATGAAAATGATGGCATCCGGCCCTCTTCAAAAATTGGTAGACTTTCAGACAAAAAAATTAGCCGAAGTTCTGTAA
- a CDS encoding YgaP family membrane protein, translating to MKSNMNKLMDSVVDVVLQSTENVNIGTSERVISAATGTFMIWKGLTDTFSKPSNAVWELVLGGALLYRGVTGYCSVKNRLNNLERKNKDAPKGYLVEAM from the coding sequence ATTCGGTAGTTGATGTGGTTTTACAGTCGACCGAGAACGTAAATATAGGGACTTCTGAACGAGTAATATCTGCGGCAACGGGCACGTTCATGATTTGGAAAGGACTCACGGATACATTCTCTAAACCTTCGAACGCTGTATGGGAACTCGTGTTAGGAGGCGCATTGCTATACAGAGGAGTAACGGGATATTGTAGCGTAAAGAACCGACTAAACAACCTGGAAAGAAAAAATAAAGACGCACCTAAAGGGTATCTAGTTGAAGCAATGTAA